The Mycobacterium paragordonae genome includes a region encoding these proteins:
- a CDS encoding DUF2993 domain-containing protein yields the protein MLAVVLALVVGAEFLIRHLAGNKVASAVACEVEDSATVSFAAMPPMLWQYISSSYPHISVETAGNQVRSAKGMKVTIDIKDLRLSDGNDSKGTIGAVNGTITWSSDGIKKSIEDAIPVLGSFVTSKVTTKPSDGTIELKGMLDSVTLKPQIVNNGLSLQVVNLTALGSKLSTDTVQSNLDSLTSKATQNYPLGIHAETVKVTDTGLEATFATTNATIPASSSSKNGQDCFSGL from the coding sequence GTGTTGGCTGTCGTCCTGGCCCTGGTGGTCGGCGCGGAGTTCCTCATCCGCCACCTGGCCGGGAACAAGGTGGCCAGCGCCGTGGCGTGCGAGGTTGAGGACAGCGCCACAGTATCGTTCGCCGCCATGCCGCCGATGCTGTGGCAGTACATCAGCAGCTCCTACCCGCACATCTCGGTGGAAACCGCCGGCAACCAGGTGCGCAGCGCCAAGGGCATGAAAGTCACCATCGATATCAAGGATCTCCGGCTGAGCGACGGCAACGACTCCAAGGGCACCATCGGCGCGGTGAACGGCACCATCACCTGGTCATCGGACGGCATCAAGAAATCGATCGAGGATGCCATCCCGGTCCTCGGCAGTTTCGTGACCAGCAAGGTCACTACGAAGCCCAGTGACGGAACCATCGAACTGAAGGGGATGCTCGACAGCGTCACCCTCAAGCCCCAGATCGTTAACAACGGCCTGTCACTGCAGGTGGTCAACCTGACCGCGTTGGGGTCCAAACTGTCGACGGATACGGTGCAATCGAACCTGGACAGTCTCACGTCGAAAGCGACACAGAACTATCCGCTGGGCATCCACGCCGAGACCGTGAAAGTCACCGACACCGGCCTGGAGGCGACATTCGCCACCACAAACGCGACCATCCCCGCGTCATCGTCGTCGAAGAACGGTCAGGACTGTTTCAGCGGACTCTGA
- a CDS encoding PE family protein, which produces MSFLLAAPEAMSATATTLAGIGSSLAEANMAAAANTIEVLPAAFDEVSAAVAAFFGARAETYQTVQAQAEAFHAQFVQALHAGAGAYGAAESTNVGQLVLDAINAPTQVLLGRPLIGDGASGAPGSGANGGAGGLLWGNGGNGGSGAPGQAGGKGGSAGLIGNGGFGGAGGAGALGGGGGSGGWLNGNGGTGGHGGAATAGINGGLPGRGGDGGSAMIFGAGGAGGQGGTGLAGANGVNPVVSGTGATGSFGGSTFNPGTGDAFGFTGGDGADGGLGATGGTGGAGSTVYAPLSGNAYGGNGGTGGSGGSGGAGGAGGGAVAQGSGMAFGGNGGNGTNASAPGGAGGDGGSGGGALADGANSQGFSGFGGNGGSGATGIAGGAGGMGGAGGNGGHGGLLAGTGGAGGVGGTGGIGGIGADGGAGGAGGKSNLAGGASGALVAQGGQGGHGGAGGSGGQGGVGGAGGPGGNGGAGGLLFGHGGTGGNAGVGGHGGLGGDGGLGGGGGNGGDAAAFAPSTFTQGGDAGDGGTGGAGGNGGNGGGSGTGGLGGDGGWFGQAGIAGSAGPGGTGGGGGSGVSGGGAGTAGTGSSPGGSATPGGKGADGLVGQDG; this is translated from the coding sequence ATGTCATTTCTTCTTGCGGCGCCGGAGGCGATGTCGGCGACAGCCACGACTCTGGCCGGCATCGGCTCGTCGTTGGCGGAGGCCAATATGGCGGCCGCAGCCAACACTATTGAGGTGCTGCCAGCAGCCTTCGACGAAGTGTCGGCGGCCGTCGCAGCGTTCTTCGGTGCCCGTGCCGAGACCTACCAAACGGTCCAGGCGCAGGCCGAGGCATTTCACGCGCAATTCGTGCAGGCCCTCCACGCGGGCGCGGGTGCCTACGGGGCCGCGGAGTCAACCAACGTCGGGCAGCTTGTGTTGGATGCGATCAACGCGCCGACCCAGGTGTTGCTCGGGCGCCCGCTGATCGGCGACGGCGCCAGTGGCGCACCGGGCAGCGGCGCAAACGGCGGCGCCGGCGGGCTGCTGTGGGGCAACGGCGGCAACGGCGGGTCGGGCGCGCCCGGCCAGGCCGGTGGCAAAGGCGGCAGCGCGGGATTGATCGGCAACGGCGGATTCGGCGGGGCGGGCGGGGCCGGCGCGCTCGGCGGCGGGGGCGGCTCCGGTGGGTGGCTGAACGGCAATGGCGGCACCGGGGGCCACGGCGGCGCCGCCACGGCGGGCATCAACGGCGGCCTGCCCGGGCGCGGCGGTGATGGCGGCAGCGCGATGATCTTCGGTGCCGGCGGCGCCGGCGGCCAGGGCGGAACCGGTCTGGCCGGCGCCAATGGCGTCAACCCGGTAGTCAGCGGCACAGGCGCCACGGGCAGCTTTGGCGGCAGCACCTTCAACCCGGGCACCGGCGATGCCTTCGGCTTTACCGGTGGCGACGGCGCGGACGGTGGTCTCGGCGCCACCGGAGGCACCGGTGGCGCGGGCAGCACGGTGTACGCGCCGTTGAGCGGCAACGCATACGGCGGCAATGGTGGCACCGGTGGCTCCGGCGGCAGCGGGGGCGCGGGCGGTGCCGGCGGCGGCGCCGTCGCGCAAGGCAGCGGTATGGCCTTCGGCGGCAACGGGGGCAACGGGACTAACGCATCGGCCCCCGGTGGTGCGGGCGGCGACGGGGGAAGCGGCGGCGGGGCCCTGGCCGACGGGGCAAATTCCCAGGGCTTCTCCGGGTTCGGCGGTAATGGCGGCAGCGGCGCCACAGGAATTGCCGGCGGTGCCGGCGGCATGGGAGGCGCAGGCGGCAACGGTGGTCATGGCGGGCTACTGGCCGGCACTGGCGGAGCCGGCGGTGTCGGCGGCACCGGCGGCATTGGCGGGATTGGAGCCGATGGCGGCGCCGGTGGCGCCGGCGGCAAGTCAAACTTGGCCGGCGGGGCGAGCGGGGCTCTCGTTGCTCAAGGCGGTCAGGGTGGCCACGGCGGTGCCGGTGGCTCCGGAGGCCAGGGTGGCGTCGGCGGTGCCGGCGGACCGGGTGGCAACGGCGGCGCCGGCGGGCTGCTGTTCGGCCACGGCGGCACCGGGGGCAACGCCGGCGTAGGCGGCCACGGCGGCCTGGGCGGCGATGGCGGTTTGGGCGGTGGCGGCGGCAATGGCGGTGACGCGGCCGCCTTCGCCCCGAGCACGTTCACCCAAGGTGGTGACGCCGGCGATGGCGGCACCGGTGGTGCCGGCGGCAACGGCGGCAACGGCGGCGGCAGCGGTACCGGGGGCTTGGGCGGTGATGGTGGCTGGTTCGGTCAGGCCGGCATCGCCGGCAGCGCCGGACCGGGCGGAACGGGCGGCGGCGGAGGCAGCGGGGTCAGCGGCGGAGGAGCCGGCACGGCCGGGACCGGGTCATCGCCTGGGGGGTCGGCTACGCCTGGCGGTAAGGGCGCTGACGGATTGGTTGGGCAGGACGGTTGA
- a CDS encoding PE domain-containing protein yields MAYVYVGPQRVGVAAGDLVRLGSVIGAANAAARVSTTQLLAAGSDEVSAAIAALLGEHGQAYQVISAQVASFHQRFVQALNVGAGAYAAAEAANASLVQTLMQGALDVINAPTNAVLGRPLIGDGTNGAPGTGQAGGPGGMLWGNGGAGGSGAPGQTGGAGGAAGLIGNGGAGGAGGAGVTGTTGPAGQIGGIGGTGGAGGAGGRGGLLWGNGGTGGVGGVGGTGGTGGPVNAAGVVGAGGPGGAGGLGGAGGAPGLFGTAGHAGVDGTHGATGGTGSGGGGGGGGFTTIWRDDFTGSAGSPVNGSNWLYDLGHGYPGGASNWGTGEIESMTNSTNNVYLDGNGHLAIKPIRDASGNWTSGRIETQRTDFAAPTGGVLRIEASIQQPDVNTTNGKGYWPAFWALGDAARPVGASNWPSIGELDIMESINGRSSVFGTVHGGTAPGGPFNEFNGIGSGERPVTGAQTSFHTYAIELDRSTSVEQLRWYLDGNNYFTVNANQVPAADWNNATHHGFFVILNVAMGGGFPNAFGGGPTVATLSGQPMLVDYVSVSTKG; encoded by the coding sequence ATGGCGTACGTATATGTGGGACCGCAGCGGGTGGGGGTCGCGGCGGGTGATTTGGTCAGGTTGGGGTCGGTGATCGGTGCGGCCAATGCGGCGGCGCGGGTGTCGACGACGCAGTTGTTGGCGGCGGGTTCGGATGAGGTGTCGGCGGCGATTGCGGCGTTGTTGGGTGAGCATGGGCAGGCCTATCAGGTGATCAGCGCGCAGGTCGCGTCGTTTCATCAGCGGTTTGTGCAGGCTCTCAACGTCGGGGCAGGTGCTTATGCGGCGGCGGAGGCGGCGAACGCCTCGCTGGTGCAGACCCTGATGCAGGGCGCGTTGGACGTGATCAATGCGCCGACGAACGCCGTGTTAGGGCGTCCGCTAATCGGTGACGGCACCAATGGGGCGCCGGGGACCGGCCAGGCCGGAGGGCCGGGCGGGATGTTGTGGGGTAACGGCGGCGCCGGCGGATCCGGGGCGCCGGGGCAGACCGGTGGTGCCGGCGGCGCGGCGGGGTTGATCGGTAACGGTGGCGCCGGTGGGGCCGGCGGAGCCGGGGTAACGGGCACGACCGGCCCGGCGGGTCAGATCGGTGGTATCGGTGGCACCGGCGGGGCGGGCGGGGCCGGCGGTCGCGGCGGGCTGTTGTGGGGCAACGGCGGGACCGGAGGCGTCGGCGGCGTCGGCGGCACCGGTGGGACGGGTGGCCCGGTCAACGCCGCGGGCGTGGTGGGTGCGGGCGGTCCGGGCGGTGCCGGCGGCCTCGGGGGTGCGGGTGGCGCGCCCGGATTGTTCGGCACTGCCGGTCACGCGGGCGTCGACGGCACCCACGGCGCTACCGGGGGCACCGGAAGCGGCGGAGGCGGCGGAGGCGGCGGCTTCACCACAATTTGGCGCGACGACTTCACCGGCTCGGCCGGCTCCCCGGTCAACGGCTCGAACTGGCTGTACGACCTTGGCCACGGCTATCCCGGCGGAGCCTCGAACTGGGGCACCGGCGAGATCGAGTCGATGACCAACAGCACCAACAACGTCTATCTCGACGGCAACGGCCACCTCGCCATCAAGCCGATCAGAGACGCCTCCGGTAACTGGACATCGGGCCGGATCGAGACGCAGCGCACCGACTTCGCGGCACCCACCGGCGGCGTGCTGCGCATCGAGGCATCGATCCAGCAACCCGACGTCAACACCACCAACGGGAAGGGCTACTGGCCGGCCTTCTGGGCGCTCGGTGACGCCGCCCGGCCCGTCGGCGCCAGCAACTGGCCCAGCATCGGCGAGCTGGACATCATGGAGAGCATCAACGGCCGCAGCTCGGTGTTCGGCACCGTCCACGGTGGCACCGCTCCGGGCGGCCCGTTCAACGAGTTCAACGGAATCGGTTCCGGCGAACGACCGGTGACGGGCGCGCAAACCAGCTTCCACACCTACGCCATCGAACTGGACCGCAGCACCAGCGTCGAACAGTTGCGCTGGTACCTGGACGGCAACAACTATTTCACCGTCAACGCCAACCAGGTCCCCGCGGCCGACTGGAACAACGCCACCCACCACGGGTTCTTCGTCATCTTGAACGTGGCGATGGGCGGCGGCTTCCCGAACGCATTCGGCGGCGGCCCCACCGTCGCAACGCTTTCCGGGCAACCGATGCTGGTCGATTACGTCTCGGTGTCCACCAAGGGCTGA
- a CDS encoding cation transporter, with protein MTSAANRTTLTDARRALLARRIRLLVAATISYNVIEALVAISEGTRVSSTALMGFGLDSVIEVSSAAAVAWQFAGRDPEAREKIALRIIAFSFFGLATYVTVDAVRAFLGVGEAEHSPIGIVLAALSLIIMPVLSYAQRRAGREFGSLSAVADSKQTLLCTYLSAVLLVGLVLNSTFGWSWADPIAGLVIAAIAVREGINAWKGDTCCPAPLAAASEPACSGCDCCDD; from the coding sequence ATGACCTCCGCCGCAAACCGGACAACGCTCACTGATGCTCGGCGCGCCTTGCTGGCCCGCCGCATCCGGTTGCTCGTCGCCGCCACCATCTCGTACAACGTCATCGAGGCCCTCGTGGCGATCTCAGAAGGCACTCGGGTGTCGTCCACCGCCCTCATGGGGTTCGGCCTCGATTCGGTGATCGAGGTGTCCTCCGCGGCGGCGGTCGCGTGGCAATTCGCGGGGCGCGACCCCGAGGCTCGCGAGAAGATCGCACTACGCATCATCGCGTTCTCGTTCTTCGGGCTCGCCACCTATGTGACGGTGGACGCCGTTCGCGCCTTTCTCGGTGTCGGAGAGGCCGAACACTCCCCAATCGGCATCGTCCTTGCGGCGCTCAGCCTGATCATCATGCCGGTGCTGTCCTACGCGCAGCGTCGGGCCGGACGGGAGTTCGGATCGCTATCCGCCGTCGCGGATTCCAAACAGACTCTGCTGTGCACCTACCTGTCGGCGGTGCTGCTCGTCGGACTTGTGCTCAACAGCACGTTCGGGTGGTCGTGGGCCGACCCCATCGCCGGTCTTGTCATCGCAGCCATCGCAGTGCGCGAGGGAATCAACGCCTGGAAGGGCGACACCTGCTGTCCGGCGCCCCTGGCCGCCGCGTCCGAGCCGGCATGCTCGGGCTGCGACTGCTGCGACGACTAG
- a CDS encoding DUF3703 domain-containing protein: protein MSRISDQGRAVYRREMAAAASAATDDARWTHLERAHIVSQPDPWLHTGNHVAMFMLAVRQRDRREAVGQVVRIIVAAPGSITGRYPEGNTGRTAAGLTTPMPIPNDLQTALAPTPRLTR, encoded by the coding sequence ATGAGCCGCATCAGCGACCAGGGGCGCGCCGTCTATCGCCGCGAGATGGCTGCAGCCGCAAGCGCTGCCACCGACGACGCCCGATGGACCCACCTCGAACGCGCTCACATCGTGTCGCAACCGGACCCGTGGCTGCACACCGGCAATCACGTCGCCATGTTCATGCTGGCCGTACGCCAGCGCGACCGTCGGGAAGCCGTCGGACAGGTGGTGCGCATCATCGTCGCCGCGCCCGGCTCGATCACCGGCCGCTATCCCGAGGGCAATACCGGGCGCACGGCGGCGGGTCTGACCACGCCGATGCCGATTCCGAATGACCTGCAGACTGCGTTGGCGCCTACGCCGCGGCTCACCCGCTGA
- a CDS encoding glycoside hydrolase family 64 protein: MAYVSVGPQRVGVAAGDLVRLGSVIGAANAAARVSTTRLLAAGSDEVSAAIAALLGEHGQAYQVISAQVSSFHQRFVQALSAGAGAYAAAEAANVSLVQTLVQGALDVINAPTNAVLGRPLIGDGSNGAPGTGQAGGPGGMLWGNGGAGGFGGPGQTGGAGGAAGLIGNGGAGGAGGVGVTGTTGPAGQIGGIGGTGGAGGAGGRGGLLWGSGGTGGVGGIGGTGGVGGPANAAGVVGAGGPGGAGGLGGAGGAAGMFGTAGHAGADGTHGATGGTGSGGGGGGGGGGGVLPGTFREYFTNNTGLSDNEIYVTEIGQTTPGHWSWIDQNGIAHPIDHNAANAAGHLTKNGVNYANMSFTLAQAGNLSMPSEFEGGRIFLSMKQPLYLAISSDNSGWAGPNPTNPSDPNYNTVYDWYEMTFKNGAVPFGGNTTQVDQFGFPFSFTVTQDSSGFSGTGGLTMSRNQIFQQFATTVPAEFQGLVMHDASGNPLRIVAPRTIQPGALSTWLDPAINDFWTTYHNNQFNYQGPGYTVHGSVDASDHFVYSVTSTTGSTTTCTMTKPTTAQTFAADGPFVGTGQQGAFLAELDAAFNRGVATTPGQWANVAAYYPTGGRWNNWAQFFHVNSINHLAYGFPYDDVNSQSSVVILGNSRPPTQLSFDLRN, from the coding sequence ATGGCGTACGTAAGTGTGGGACCGCAGCGGGTGGGGGTCGCGGCGGGTGATTTGGTCAGGTTGGGGTCGGTGATCGGTGCGGCCAATGCGGCGGCGCGGGTGTCGACGACGCGGTTGTTGGCGGCGGGTTCGGATGAGGTGTCGGCGGCGATTGCGGCGTTGTTGGGTGAGCATGGGCAGGCCTATCAGGTGATCAGCGCGCAGGTCTCGTCGTTTCATCAGCGGTTTGTGCAGGCTCTCAGCGCCGGGGCGGGTGCTTATGCGGCGGCGGAGGCGGCGAACGTCTCGCTGGTGCAGACGCTGGTTCAGGGTGCGTTGGACGTGATCAATGCGCCGACGAACGCCGTGTTGGGGCGTCCGCTGATCGGTGACGGCAGCAATGGGGCGCCGGGGACCGGGCAGGCCGGAGGGCCGGGCGGGATGTTGTGGGGTAACGGTGGTGCCGGCGGATTCGGGGGACCGGGGCAGACCGGTGGTGCCGGCGGCGCGGCGGGGTTGATCGGTAACGGTGGCGCTGGTGGGGCCGGTGGGGTCGGGGTGACGGGCACGACCGGCCCGGCGGGTCAGATCGGTGGTATCGGTGGCACCGGCGGGGCGGGCGGGGCCGGCGGTCGCGGCGGGCTGTTGTGGGGCAGTGGCGGGACCGGAGGTGTCGGCGGGATAGGCGGCACGGGAGGCGTCGGTGGACCGGCGAACGCCGCGGGCGTGGTGGGTGCGGGCGGTCCCGGTGGGGCCGGCGGCCTCGGGGGTGCGGGTGGCGCGGCCGGGATGTTCGGCACTGCCGGTCACGCGGGCGCCGACGGCACCCACGGTGCTACCGGGGGCACCGGAAGCGGCGGAGGCGGGGGCGGGGGCGGGGGAGGCGGCGTCCTTCCCGGGACTTTCCGCGAATACTTCACCAACAACACCGGTTTGAGCGACAACGAGATCTACGTGACCGAGATCGGTCAGACGACTCCCGGCCACTGGTCTTGGATCGACCAGAATGGCATCGCCCACCCGATCGACCACAACGCCGCGAATGCCGCCGGCCACCTCACGAAGAACGGCGTGAACTACGCCAATATGTCGTTCACGCTCGCCCAGGCGGGCAACCTCTCGATGCCTTCCGAATTCGAAGGGGGCCGGATATTTCTGTCGATGAAGCAGCCGCTCTATCTCGCCATCAGCTCCGACAACTCGGGCTGGGCCGGTCCGAACCCGACGAATCCTTCCGATCCGAACTACAACACGGTCTACGACTGGTATGAGATGACCTTCAAGAACGGCGCAGTTCCGTTCGGCGGCAACACAACTCAGGTGGACCAGTTCGGCTTCCCGTTCTCATTCACGGTGACGCAGGACTCCAGCGGCTTCTCGGGCACCGGCGGCCTGACCATGTCCCGGAATCAGATTTTCCAACAGTTCGCGACCACGGTCCCGGCGGAGTTCCAGGGACTGGTCATGCACGATGCCAGCGGCAACCCGCTGCGGATCGTGGCCCCGCGGACCATCCAGCCCGGAGCTCTGTCCACCTGGCTTGATCCGGCGATCAATGACTTCTGGACGACGTATCACAACAACCAGTTCAACTATCAGGGCCCCGGTTACACGGTGCATGGCAGCGTCGACGCCAGCGATCACTTCGTCTACAGCGTGACCTCCACCACGGGCAGCACGACGACGTGCACGATGACGAAACCCACTACAGCGCAAACCTTTGCCGCCGATGGCCCGTTCGTCGGCACCGGCCAGCAGGGGGCGTTCCTCGCCGAACTCGACGCGGCGTTCAACCGCGGCGTGGCGACTACGCCGGGTCAATGGGCCAACGTCGCTGCCTACTATCCGACGGGCGGGCGGTGGAACAACTGGGCACAGTTCTTCCACGTCAACAGCATCAACCACCTCGCCTACGGCTTCCCCTATGACGACGTCAACAGCCAGAGTTCGGTGGTGATCCTCGGCAACTCGCGGCCGCCGACTCAATTGTCGTTCGACCTCAGAAACTGA
- a CDS encoding ArsR/SmtB family transcription factor has product MQTLAHTDALARFGHALSDVTRTRVLLSLNAGPSYPADLADRIGVSRQTLSNHLACLRGCGLVVAVPEGRRTRYELADARIGHALDDLMGLVLAVDPDCQCVGPDGTGCGCG; this is encoded by the coding sequence ATGCAGACACTCGCCCACACGGATGCGCTGGCGCGTTTCGGCCACGCGCTATCGGACGTGACGCGGACCCGCGTTCTGCTCAGCCTCAACGCCGGTCCGAGCTACCCCGCCGACCTGGCCGACCGCATCGGCGTCTCCCGGCAGACCCTTTCCAACCACCTGGCGTGCTTACGCGGCTGCGGCCTGGTGGTGGCAGTGCCGGAAGGCCGCCGCACGCGGTACGAACTGGCCGACGCACGTATCGGTCACGCTCTCGATGACCTCATGGGCTTGGTCCTCGCCGTCGACCCCGATTGCCAGTGCGTCGGACCCGACGGCACCGGATGTGGTTGCGGCTGA
- a CDS encoding SDR family oxidoreductase, producing MKVDGSVAVVTGAGSGIGRAIAAALASAGAAVVAADIDAASANDTAAMIGGVAAAADAASTDGIATLLDTARQAFGPVDIYVANAGINGQLGLGDDEAAWDRIIDINLRAHIRAAKAVVPQWLERGSGHFVAVASAAGLLTQLGAAPYSVTKHAAVGFAEWLAIRYGDQGIGVSCVCPMGVDTPMLHGMTESPDAEMRMAGAAVTSSGEVVAPEAVAALVVQAIADRKFLVLPHPEVLTMYRQKGADYDRWIAGMRRFQRTLQ from the coding sequence ATGAAGGTCGACGGATCGGTCGCGGTGGTCACCGGAGCGGGCTCGGGCATCGGCAGGGCTATCGCCGCGGCACTGGCTTCAGCTGGCGCTGCGGTGGTGGCCGCGGATATCGACGCGGCTTCGGCGAACGACACCGCGGCGATGATCGGTGGTGTCGCGGCCGCCGCGGACGCCGCGAGCACCGACGGCATCGCGACCCTGCTCGACACCGCGCGCCAGGCGTTCGGCCCAGTGGACATCTACGTCGCAAATGCAGGCATCAACGGCCAACTCGGCCTCGGCGACGACGAAGCCGCCTGGGACCGGATCATCGACATCAACCTACGCGCCCACATCCGAGCGGCTAAAGCTGTTGTGCCGCAATGGCTTGAGCGTGGCAGTGGACATTTCGTGGCGGTCGCCTCTGCGGCCGGCCTGCTGACCCAGCTCGGTGCCGCGCCCTACAGCGTGACCAAGCACGCCGCAGTCGGGTTCGCCGAGTGGTTGGCCATCAGATACGGCGACCAGGGAATCGGTGTGAGCTGCGTGTGCCCTATGGGTGTCGACACTCCCATGCTGCACGGTATGACCGAGTCGCCCGATGCGGAGATGCGGATGGCCGGCGCCGCCGTCACCAGTTCCGGCGAGGTGGTCGCCCCGGAGGCCGTAGCGGCGCTCGTCGTCCAGGCCATCGCCGACCGCAAGTTTCTGGTTCTGCCGCACCCGGAGGTCCTGACCATGTATCGGCAGAAGGGCGCCGACTACGACCGGTGGATCGCCGGGATGCGCCGCTTTCAACGCACTCTGCAGTAG